One genomic window of Halogeometricum sp. S3BR5-2 includes the following:
- a CDS encoding helix-turn-helix domain-containing protein: protein MYQATFEISGDGGYALATAETDASLELWCNEHCDLLHIRGASAEAVVERVERAVGVRERLDREGEVLLITDDCLRRREPNAIEAYLVRNDCLLLPPVRYEGGAKRCRVLALDPASLTAVYRELLADGLAVDVRSKRRANAVAEGVPPSPADLLPDLSPRQYDALRAAVEGGYYEIPRETTTEELAAELGVGRRTAEEHLRRAENKLVGAVFERLRGRRGAG from the coding sequence GTGTACCAAGCGACGTTCGAGATATCCGGGGACGGCGGCTACGCGCTGGCGACGGCGGAGACGGACGCCTCGCTGGAACTGTGGTGCAACGAGCACTGCGACCTGTTGCACATCCGCGGGGCGTCCGCCGAGGCGGTGGTCGAACGGGTCGAACGCGCGGTCGGCGTCCGCGAGCGACTCGACAGGGAGGGGGAGGTGCTCCTCATCACCGACGACTGCCTGCGGCGGCGAGAACCGAACGCCATCGAGGCGTACCTCGTCCGCAACGACTGCCTGCTGCTCCCGCCCGTCCGCTACGAGGGCGGCGCGAAACGCTGTCGCGTCCTCGCCCTCGACCCCGCGTCGCTGACGGCCGTCTATCGGGAACTCCTCGCCGACGGCTTGGCCGTCGACGTCCGCTCGAAGCGGCGGGCGAACGCCGTCGCCGAGGGGGTGCCGCCGTCGCCCGCGGACCTGCTCCCGGACCTCAGCCCGCGGCAGTACGACGCCCTGCGCGCCGCCGTCGAGGGCGGCTACTACGAGATTCCGCGGGAGACGACGACGGAGGAGTTGGCCGCGGAACTGGGCGTCGGCCGCCGGACGGCCGAGGAACACCTTCGCCGCGCGGAGAACAAGCTAGTCGGTGCCGTCTTCGAACGCCTCCGCGGCCGCCGCGGGGCGGGGTGA
- the hutG gene encoding formimidoylglutamase, protein MTPEMDPAPEWTGTSSDPNDEQFGHVVERTTLDTSREYDAVLVGEPYDGAVLGRPGAREGPTAIREALASVKTHHFEAGPVASVADAGDVRVEREASVRDVQEAVRETTAELYDRGALPVFLGGDNSLTYPNVVPLVDSARIDGESVAVVSLDAHLDCREVRAVEGPTSGTPYRQLHDAGLGTLCVVGARHFETGSRYADYLRERGGAVVTAESVAEGVEATLDRIRSAVADADSLYLSVDVDVLDAPSAPGVSAPTPGGLSSRELFALVRGIAGDERVRGFEVVECAPPLDPTPTGLTAATAARTVAHFLAGVAA, encoded by the coding sequence ATGACACCCGAGATGGACCCCGCGCCGGAGTGGACCGGAACTTCGTCGGACCCGAACGACGAGCAGTTCGGTCACGTCGTCGAGCGGACGACGCTCGACACCTCGCGCGAGTACGACGCCGTCCTCGTCGGCGAACCGTACGACGGCGCGGTCCTCGGCCGGCCCGGCGCGCGCGAGGGACCAACGGCCATCCGGGAGGCACTCGCGTCGGTAAAGACGCATCACTTCGAGGCCGGCCCCGTTGCGAGCGTCGCGGACGCGGGCGACGTTCGCGTCGAACGCGAGGCGTCGGTCCGCGACGTGCAGGAGGCCGTGCGCGAGACGACCGCCGAACTGTACGACCGGGGGGCGCTCCCGGTGTTCCTCGGCGGCGACAACTCGCTCACCTACCCGAACGTCGTTCCGCTGGTCGATTCCGCCCGCATCGACGGCGAGAGTGTCGCCGTCGTCAGCCTCGACGCCCACCTCGACTGCCGCGAGGTGCGCGCGGTCGAGGGGCCGACCAGCGGGACGCCCTACCGCCAACTCCACGACGCGGGGTTGGGGACGCTCTGCGTCGTCGGCGCGCGGCACTTCGAGACTGGTTCGAGATACGCCGACTATCTCCGGGAGCGAGGCGGCGCCGTCGTCACCGCCGAATCGGTCGCGGAGGGCGTCGAGGCGACGCTGGACCGGATTCGGAGCGCCGTCGCGGACGCGGACTCGCTGTATCTGAGCGTCGACGTCGACGTGCTCGACGCGCCGTCGGCGCCCGGCGTCAGCGCCCCGACGCCGGGCGGTCTCTCGTCGAGGGAACTGTTCGCCCTCGTCCGCGGTATCGCCGGCGACGAGCGAGTGCGGGGGTTCGAGGTGGTCGAGTGCGCGCCGCCGTTGGACCCGACGCCGACCGGTCTCACCGCCGCGACGGCCGCCCGTACCGTCGCCCACTTCCTCGCGGGGGTGGCGGCGTGA
- the hutU gene encoding urocanate hydratase, which produces MDETNGRDGSHESDGRDGSDGTEERGEKAGDATGRRRFDVGDPSEEWKRYRGSPTGTDIECRGWRQEAALRMLNNNLDPEVAERPEDLVVYGGTGRAARSWDAYDAILAELRELGDEETLLVQSGKPVGRFRTHERAPRVLIANSNLVGKWDDWEHFHELEAEGKMMYGQMTAGSWAYIGTQGILQGTYETLAELGRQHFPDEEGLRGRIVVTGGLGGMGGAQPLAVTMNRGVCIAAEVEEERIDRRIETGYCEEKTASVAEAVERAEAAAEAGEPYSVGVHGNAADVLETMLERGFVPDVVTDQTSAHDELEGYYPSGYSVEEADALRESDPERYVEESVDTMERHVDAVLEMQDRGSVAFEYGNNIRGQVESYKGRTDVFDFPGFVPAYIRPLFCRGKGPFRWAALSGDPEDIRRTDDAVLDRFPDDDRLSRWISLAREEVQFQGLPARVCWLGSRTDGDGLTERARFALRINELVAEGEISAPIVVTRDHLDAGSVASPHRETEAMRDGTDAVADWPILNALLNCAAGADIVSVHDGGGVGIGNALHANNHVVLDGSDLAAEKARAVFTTDPGTGVIRHADAGYEEAVDEAERSGVHVPISPEETGPAAGATKSAQSAESEGTDGRTAEEGERR; this is translated from the coding sequence ATGGACGAGACGAACGGACGAGACGGGAGTCACGAGTCGGACGGACGAGACGGGAGCGACGGCACGGAGGAACGAGGCGAGAAGGCGGGTGATGCGACGGGCCGCCGCCGGTTCGACGTCGGCGACCCCTCCGAGGAGTGGAAGCGGTATCGGGGGTCGCCCACCGGGACCGACATCGAGTGTCGCGGCTGGCGACAGGAGGCGGCACTGCGGATGCTGAACAACAACCTCGACCCGGAGGTGGCCGAACGCCCCGAAGACCTCGTCGTCTACGGCGGCACCGGCCGCGCGGCCCGGTCGTGGGACGCCTACGACGCCATCCTCGCGGAACTGCGCGAGTTGGGCGACGAGGAGACGCTCCTCGTTCAGTCGGGCAAGCCCGTCGGGCGGTTCCGAACGCACGAGCGCGCGCCGCGCGTCCTCATCGCCAACTCGAACCTCGTCGGCAAGTGGGACGACTGGGAGCACTTCCACGAACTCGAAGCGGAGGGAAAGATGATGTACGGGCAGATGACCGCCGGGTCGTGGGCGTACATCGGCACGCAGGGCATCCTCCAGGGAACCTACGAGACGCTGGCCGAACTGGGCCGCCAGCATTTCCCAGACGAGGAGGGCCTCCGGGGGAGAATCGTCGTCACCGGCGGCCTCGGCGGGATGGGCGGCGCCCAACCACTCGCGGTGACGATGAACCGCGGCGTCTGTATCGCCGCCGAGGTGGAGGAAGAGAGAATCGACCGGCGCATCGAGACGGGGTACTGCGAGGAGAAGACCGCCTCCGTCGCGGAGGCGGTCGAACGCGCCGAGGCGGCCGCCGAGGCGGGCGAACCGTACAGCGTCGGCGTCCACGGCAACGCCGCGGACGTCCTCGAAACCATGCTCGAACGCGGGTTCGTCCCGGACGTCGTCACCGACCAGACCAGCGCGCACGACGAACTGGAGGGGTACTACCCGAGCGGGTACTCCGTCGAAGAGGCGGACGCCCTCCGCGAGTCGGACCCCGAGCGGTACGTCGAGGAGAGCGTCGATACGATGGAGCGACACGTCGACGCCGTCTTGGAGATGCAGGACCGCGGGAGCGTCGCCTTCGAGTACGGCAACAACATCCGCGGGCAGGTGGAGTCGTACAAGGGGAGAACCGACGTCTTCGATTTCCCCGGCTTCGTTCCGGCGTACATCCGTCCGCTGTTCTGCCGGGGCAAGGGGCCGTTCCGCTGGGCCGCCCTCTCCGGCGACCCCGAGGATATCCGGCGCACGGACGACGCCGTCCTCGACCGGTTCCCCGACGACGACCGGCTCTCGCGGTGGATTTCGCTCGCCCGCGAGGAGGTGCAGTTCCAGGGACTCCCCGCCCGCGTCTGTTGGCTCGGCTCCCGCACCGACGGCGACGGTCTGACCGAACGCGCCCGCTTCGCCCTGCGCATCAACGAACTCGTCGCCGAGGGAGAGATTTCGGCGCCGATAGTCGTCACCCGCGACCATCTCGACGCGGGGAGCGTCGCCAGTCCGCACCGCGAGACGGAGGCGATGCGCGACGGGACCGACGCGGTGGCCGATTGGCCCATTCTGAACGCCCTGCTTAACTGCGCCGCCGGCGCTGACATCGTCAGCGTCCACGACGGCGGCGGCGTCGGCATCGGTAACGCCCTGCACGCGAACAACCATGTCGTCCTCGACGGGTCTGACCTCGCGGCTGAGAAGGCGCGCGCGGTGTTCACCACCGACCCCGGCACGGGCGTGATTCGCCACGCCGACGCCGGCTACGAGGAGGCGGTGGACGAGGCGGAGCGCTCGGGCGTTCACGTCCCGATTTCGCCCGAGGAGACGGGACCGGCGGCCGGCGCGACGAAGTCGGCGCAGTCGGCGGAATCCGAGGGAACGGACGGGCGGACGGCGGAGGAGGGCGAGCGCCGATGA
- a CDS encoding redox-regulated ATPase YchF, giving the protein MSYKIGLVGKPSVGKSSFFNAATMNDVPEGAYPFTTIDPSVGEAYVRVDCAAPEFDETCTPSVGYCDDGTRFVPVKLVDVAGLIPGAHEGKGLGNQFLTDLNEADVLVHVVDFSGETDIEGEATEGHDPREDIDFLEDELDMWYLDILEKGLERYRTGYDGDEKHVEEDLAEQMSAFKTNKDEIKQVILGLGLSLDPEEWDPEDKESIAREIRKRTKPMLVAANKMDKPAAQENFAEITSDPDYEHLTFVPASAHAEKALKKAAEGGVVDYEPGAADFDIVGDVSDEQEAGLEQIREFVDAYGGSGVQQSLEAALFDVMGAIGIFPGSANGKSDSEGVFRDCFVLPEGSTTEDFAYHLHSDIGDGLLHGIDVRSKRQVGSDHELEHRDVLEIVTTG; this is encoded by the coding sequence ATGAGCTACAAGATCGGACTCGTCGGCAAACCCTCCGTCGGCAAGTCCTCTTTCTTCAACGCGGCGACGATGAACGACGTCCCCGAGGGCGCCTACCCGTTCACGACCATCGACCCCTCCGTCGGCGAGGCGTACGTCCGCGTCGACTGCGCGGCCCCCGAGTTCGACGAGACGTGCACGCCGTCGGTGGGCTACTGCGACGACGGCACGCGCTTCGTCCCCGTCAAACTCGTCGACGTGGCGGGACTCATCCCCGGCGCGCACGAGGGGAAGGGCCTCGGCAACCAGTTTCTCACCGACCTGAACGAGGCGGACGTCCTCGTCCACGTCGTCGACTTCTCGGGGGAGACGGACATCGAGGGCGAGGCCACCGAGGGCCACGACCCGCGCGAGGACATCGACTTCCTCGAGGACGAACTCGACATGTGGTATCTCGACATCTTGGAGAAGGGCCTCGAACGCTATCGCACGGGCTACGACGGCGACGAGAAACACGTCGAGGAGGACCTCGCCGAGCAGATGTCGGCGTTCAAGACGAACAAGGACGAGATAAAGCAGGTGATACTCGGCCTCGGCCTCTCCTTGGACCCCGAGGAGTGGGACCCCGAGGACAAGGAATCAATCGCCCGCGAGATTCGCAAGCGGACGAAGCCGATGCTCGTCGCGGCGAACAAGATGGACAAACCCGCCGCGCAGGAGAACTTCGCGGAGATAACCTCCGACCCCGACTACGAACACCTCACGTTCGTCCCCGCCAGCGCGCACGCGGAGAAGGCGCTGAAGAAGGCCGCCGAGGGCGGCGTCGTCGACTACGAACCGGGCGCGGCCGACTTCGACATCGTCGGCGACGTGAGCGACGAACAGGAGGCGGGACTCGAACAGATTCGGGAGTTCGTCGACGCCTACGGCGGGTCGGGCGTCCAGCAGTCGCTGGAGGCCGCCCTGTTCGACGTGATGGGCGCCATCGGCATCTTCCCGGGGAGTGCCAACGGGAAGTCCGACTCGGAGGGGGTGTTCCGCGACTGCTTCGTCCTGCCGGAGGGGTCGACAACCGAGGACTTCGCGTACCACCTGCACTCGGACATCGGCGACGGCCTCCTGCACGGCATCGACGTCCGGTCGAAGCGACAGGTCGGCTCCGACCACGAACTGGAGCACCGCGACGTGCTCGAAATCGTGACGACCGGGTGA